From one Polyangia bacterium genomic stretch:
- a CDS encoding oligopeptide/dipeptide ABC transporter ATP-binding protein, which yields MRAYLVRRVLLALLTMWAVSVLLFHPRCAKPLFLTPKHPYTAALLLAVPKPDRRQRVNRIVLRGEVADPANPPSGCYFHPRCA from the coding sequence ATGCGTGCGTACCTGGTTCGCCGCGTGCTCCTGGCTTTACTGACGATGTGGGCGGTCTCCGTCCTGCTTTTTCATCCGCGTTGCGCCAAGCCGCTGTTCTTGACGCCCAAACACCCCTACACCGCGGCGCTGCTGTTGGCGGTCCCCAAGCCCGACCGGCGCCAGCGCGTCAACCGCATCGTGTTGCGCGGCGAGGTGGCCGACCCGGCCAACCCGCCGTCCGGCTGCTATTTCCATCCGCGTTGCGCCTAG
- the lexA gene encoding transcriptional repressor LexA, with the protein MGSLTLVRDDTRGVLTDRQQEILDFISQSIVERGYPPTLREIGTHFGIRSTNGVNDHLRALEKKGYLQREDLKSRALRPVALGGQTAAATRERDDARADIVEIPLVGRVAAGVPLLAVENVQDTVQVDRFFIGQTREVFALRVKGESMIEDGIFDGDFIFVRKQLQANRGDTVVAMINDEATVKRYYPEGDTIRFQPANASMQPILVKKREFKSINIIGVVIGVYRKMN; encoded by the coding sequence ATGGGCTCGCTCACTTTGGTTCGAGACGATACCCGGGGCGTGCTGACGGATCGCCAGCAAGAGATCCTCGATTTCATTTCGCAGTCGATCGTCGAACGCGGTTACCCGCCGACCTTGCGCGAGATCGGCACGCACTTCGGCATTCGATCGACCAACGGCGTGAACGATCACCTGCGCGCCCTGGAAAAAAAAGGGTACCTGCAGCGCGAAGATCTCAAATCCCGCGCCCTGCGGCCGGTGGCGCTGGGCGGGCAGACGGCGGCGGCGACGCGCGAGCGTGATGACGCCCGCGCCGACATCGTCGAGATCCCGCTGGTGGGACGGGTGGCGGCCGGCGTGCCGCTCCTGGCGGTGGAGAACGTGCAGGACACCGTGCAGGTCGATCGTTTCTTCATCGGCCAGACGCGCGAGGTGTTCGCCCTGCGGGTCAAGGGCGAATCGATGATCGAAGACGGCATCTTCGACGGTGACTTCATCTTCGTGCGCAAGCAGCTGCAAGCCAACCGCGGCGACACCGTGGTGGCGATGATCAACGACGAAGCCACGGTCAAACGGTATTACCCCGAAGGCGACACCATCCGTTTTCAGCCGGCCAACGCCAGCATGCAGCCGATCCTGGTCAAAAAGCGCGAGTTCAAGAGCATCAACATCATTGGCGTCGTCATCGGCGTCTACCGCAAAATGAACTGA
- the hemF gene encoding oxygen-dependent coproporphyrinogen oxidase: protein MSAATETDRGAPLVDRAVAFFRGLQDRIVDALERADGGAFRQDEWTRPGGGGGRSRVLADGALFEKAGVNFSDVHGKLRPEMSKALPGEGAAFRAAGVSLVLHPQSPRVPTTHANFRFLQRGDVAWFGGGADLTPYYAVAEDAAHFHRTLRAACARHDADFFPRFKHWCDDYFFLPHRQEPRGVGGVFFDYLGAGAEVTAGQTPVAGVARPSPVEGDPERVFAFVRDIADSFVDAYLPIVERRRRDPWGERERRWQLVRRGRYVEFNLLYDRGTVFGLRTEGRIESILMSLPPEVRWEYAHAPEPGSPEAATVEAICARRDWASEPDEA from the coding sequence ATGAGCGCGGCGACGGAGACCGACCGAGGCGCGCCACTGGTCGATCGGGCGGTGGCTTTTTTTCGCGGCCTGCAGGACCGCATCGTGGACGCGCTGGAGCGGGCCGACGGGGGCGCGTTTCGCCAGGACGAATGGACCCGCCCGGGCGGCGGCGGCGGGCGATCGCGCGTGCTGGCCGACGGGGCGCTGTTCGAAAAGGCGGGCGTGAATTTCTCCGACGTGCACGGAAAGCTGCGGCCCGAGATGAGCAAGGCGCTGCCGGGCGAGGGGGCGGCGTTTCGCGCCGCCGGCGTGTCGCTGGTGCTGCACCCGCAAAGCCCGCGCGTGCCCACCACCCACGCCAACTTTCGTTTTCTGCAGCGGGGCGACGTGGCCTGGTTCGGCGGCGGCGCCGATCTGACGCCGTACTACGCCGTCGCCGAGGACGCCGCGCACTTTCACCGCACGCTGCGCGCCGCCTGCGCGCGCCACGACGCCGATTTTTTTCCGCGCTTCAAACACTGGTGCGACGACTATTTCTTTCTGCCGCACCGGCAAGAGCCGCGCGGAGTGGGCGGCGTTTTCTTCGACTATCTGGGGGCGGGCGCCGAGGTCACCGCCGGCCAGACCCCGGTGGCCGGCGTGGCCCGCCCGTCGCCGGTGGAAGGCGATCCCGAGCGCGTCTTCGCCTTCGTGCGCGACATTGCCGATTCGTTCGTCGACGCCTACCTGCCCATCGTCGAACGGCGGCGCCGCGACCCCTGGGGCGAGCGCGAACGGCGCTGGCAGCTGGTGCGGCGCGGGCGCTATGTCGAGTTCAATCTGCTTTACGATCGCGGCACGGTCTTCGGCCTGCGCACCGAGGGGCGCATTGAATCGATCTTGATGTCGCTGCCGCCCGAGGTGCGCTGGGAGTACGCCCACGCGCCCGAGCCGGGCAGCCCGGAGGCCGCGACGGTGGAAGCGATCTGCGCGCGCCGTGACTGGGCATCAGAACCCGACGAAGCTTGA